A region from the Nitrospirota bacterium genome encodes:
- a CDS encoding branched-chain amino acid ABC transporter permease, translating to MRASTHLSILIIALWASVLFLPFKGLKASLILFVSVLIAGLLLKPLREGLKGLKWKIKLPPIPVKFLIPFIIAGALVIPLIFSDYVIDVAILAGIYIILALGLNVVVGFAGLLNLGFAAFYAIGAYSFALIGVKWGIGFWSALPLSLALTTASGFIMGAPGLRLRGDYLAIVTLGFGEITRLVLNNWDSFTNGPNGIAGIQRPYLMDIPLTGLAGYYYVVLISVLFSVFIIKRVHSSRIGRAWIAIREDEIAAGSMGINTTAYKLYAFAFGAFWAGLAGALFSAKMQFISPESFTFMESVFILCMVILGGMGSIPGVMLGAVILVVLPELLREIQIYRMLALGGGLVLLMLFRPQGILGGKGVST from the coding sequence ATGAGAGCGTCAACCCATTTATCGATACTTATTATTGCACTCTGGGCATCTGTCCTTTTCCTTCCATTTAAAGGGCTTAAGGCATCTCTCATACTCTTTGTATCCGTCCTTATTGCAGGTCTCCTCTTGAAACCACTCAGAGAAGGCTTAAAAGGGCTTAAGTGGAAGATAAAACTGCCACCTATTCCCGTAAAATTTCTTATACCATTCATCATCGCAGGAGCTCTCGTCATCCCTCTTATATTCAGCGACTATGTGATAGATGTGGCAATACTTGCAGGGATATACATAATCCTTGCGCTTGGGCTTAATGTCGTTGTAGGCTTTGCAGGGCTTTTGAACTTGGGCTTTGCCGCATTTTATGCAATAGGAGCATACTCTTTTGCCCTAATAGGTGTGAAGTGGGGTATTGGTTTCTGGTCAGCCCTGCCTTTGTCATTGGCATTGACAACTGCATCTGGCTTTATTATGGGTGCGCCTGGACTTAGGCTAAGGGGTGATTACCTTGCCATAGTTACATTAGGCTTTGGAGAGATAACAAGGCTTGTTCTTAATAACTGGGATTCTTTTACAAATGGGCCAAATGGCATAGCAGGAATTCAAAGGCCTTATCTTATGGACATTCCCCTGACAGGGCTTGCGGGATATTATTATGTTGTCCTCATATCTGTTTTGTTTAGTGTTTTCATTATAAAAAGAGTTCATTCAAGTAGAATCGGCAGGGCATGGATTGCTATAAGAGAGGATGAAATAGCGGCAGGCTCTATGGGGATAAACACGACTGCCTATAAGCTTTATGCATTTGCCTTTGGAGCTTTCTGGGCAGGGCTTGCTGGAGCTCTGTTTTCGGCAAAGATGCAGTTCATCTCACCTGAAAGCTTTACATTTATGGAATCCGTATTCATACTCTGCATGGTCATATTAGGTGGGATGGGAAGCATTCCCGGTGTGATGCTCGGTGCAGTCATACTTGTCGTACTGCCGGAGCTTTTAAGGGAGATTCAAATCTACAGGATGCTTGCCCTCGGTGGAGGACTTGTGCTTTTAATGCTCTTCAGACCGCAGGGGATTCTTGGAGGCAAAGGTGTATCCACTTGA
- a CDS encoding site-specific DNA-methyltransferase, protein MSVWNDIVKTTEELKLKHPAMFPKELPKRIIKSFLTNDKKKVLDPLMGIGSTLVAAKELGKEGIGFEISEEYAKIAKQRLKAMSLFSGEHIPETIYVDDARNLTKYLEKESIDICITSPPYWDILSQKRTADQKAIKDYHRKDGNLGEIHDYNAFLKELELIFEKVFTVLKKGAYCIVEVMDIRKKDKYYPLHMDIVKFMQEIGFIFDDVIIWDRRKEYNNLRPLGYPFVFRINKIHEYVMIFLKPAK, encoded by the coding sequence ATTAGTGTTTGGAATGATATTGTAAAAACAACTGAGGAGCTTAAGCTAAAGCATCCAGCAATGTTTCCAAAAGAATTGCCCAAAAGAATTATCAAATCATTTCTCACAAACGATAAGAAAAAAGTTTTAGACCCCCTTATGGGTATCGGCTCAACACTTGTGGCAGCAAAGGAATTGGGCAAGGAAGGCATTGGATTTGAGATATCCGAAGAATATGCAAAGATAGCAAAACAACGGTTAAAAGCTATGAGCCTGTTTAGCGGGGAGCACATTCCAGAAACAATTTATGTTGACGATGCAAGAAATTTAACTAAGTATTTAGAAAAAGAATCCATTGATATTTGTATAACATCTCCACCTTATTGGGATATCCTCTCGCAAAAAAGAACAGCAGACCAGAAAGCAATTAAAGACTATCATAGAAAGGATGGGAATTTAGGAGAGATACATGATTATAACGCTTTTTTAAAAGAGCTTGAACTTATTTTTGAAAAAGTTTTTACCGTCCTTAAGAAAGGTGCTTATTGCATAGTAGAGGTTATGGATATAAGGAAAAAGGATAAGTACTATCCGCTTCATATGGATATTGTGAAATTTATGCAGGAGATAGGTTTTATATTCGACGATGTGATAATTTGGGATAGAAGGAAAGAGTATAATAATCTGCGTCCATTAGGATACCCTTTCGTTTTTAGAATTAATAAGATACACGAATATGTAATGATATTTTTAAAACCCGCTAAATAA
- a CDS encoding branched-chain amino acid ABC transporter permease, with the protein MFLQQVINGLTLGGVYALIALGYTMVYGILQLINFAHGEIYMLAAYLGIIVFGFFTSAGLTAVSLPLSLILTFLIAIILSSAYGFTVERVAYRPLRGAGRLSPLISAIGVSIFLQNYVMLTQGATDRVFPQVFWAEGFQILKARITYLQTSIIIVSCIIMITLMWFIQRTKTGKAMRAVAEDRTMASLVGINVNAVIAITFIIGSGLAGVAGVMIAMYYGLVNYYIGYVAGIKAFTAAVLGGIGSIQGAMAGGILLGIVESMGAAYISSEYKDAYAFIMLIIVLLIKPSGLFGKTEREKV; encoded by the coding sequence ATGTTTCTACAGCAGGTAATAAACGGTCTGACATTAGGCGGGGTTTACGCCCTTATAGCTCTGGGCTATACGATGGTGTATGGCATACTTCAGCTTATTAATTTTGCCCATGGAGAAATCTACATGCTTGCCGCATATCTTGGCATCATTGTATTTGGTTTCTTTACATCAGCAGGGTTAACGGCTGTGAGTCTGCCTCTGAGCCTTATCCTTACATTTCTCATTGCCATAATACTGAGCTCGGCATACGGATTCACCGTAGAAAGGGTTGCATACAGACCATTAAGGGGCGCAGGAAGGCTGAGCCCTCTCATATCAGCCATAGGAGTCTCTATATTCCTTCAGAACTATGTGATGCTCACACAGGGTGCAACTGATAGGGTATTTCCTCAGGTCTTCTGGGCAGAGGGTTTTCAAATCCTCAAGGCAAGAATAACTTATCTTCAGACATCGATAATAATAGTATCCTGCATTATCATGATTACCCTTATGTGGTTTATACAGAGGACAAAAACTGGAAAGGCAATGAGGGCAGTTGCAGAAGACAGGACAATGGCATCTTTAGTGGGAATAAATGTTAATGCAGTAATAGCCATAACATTCATCATCGGCTCAGGACTTGCAGGAGTGGCAGGCGTGATGATTGCAATGTATTATGGACTGGTGAATTATTACATAGGTTATGTGGCAGGCATAAAGGCATTTACAGCCGCAGTCTTAGGCGGCATAGGCTCTATTCAAGGTGCAATGGCAGGAGGCATACTGCTTGGAATAGTGGAAAGCATGGGTGCTGCCTACATATCATCCGAATACAAAGATGCCTATGCCTTTATAATGCTCATAATCGTTCTCCTTATAAAACCTTCGGGGCTATTCGGAAAAACCGAAAGGGAAAAGGTATGA
- a CDS encoding ABC transporter ATP-binding protein — protein MLRLKDIHTFYGPIEALKGISLEVGKGQIVCLLGGNGAGKSTALMTISGVLKPKAGEIYFDEAPIHKLPPHEIVQMGISHVPEGRRIFPGLTVRENLEMGAYSLKPKKSEFTRVFELFPLLKERQKQYGGTLSGGEQQMLAIGRALMSGPRLLLMDEPSLGLSPILVTLIFKTIKEINSQGVTVLLVEQNAMSALRLSEKGYVLEGGKVALTGRGEELIENEEVKKAYLGNR, from the coding sequence ATGCTTAGACTTAAGGATATCCATACATTTTATGGACCAATAGAGGCATTAAAGGGCATCAGCCTTGAGGTTGGAAAGGGGCAAATCGTCTGCCTCCTTGGAGGGAATGGCGCAGGGAAATCCACAGCCCTTATGACAATCTCAGGGGTTCTTAAGCCAAAGGCAGGCGAGATTTATTTTGACGAAGCCCCAATACATAAACTTCCTCCACATGAGATAGTGCAGATGGGAATAAGCCATGTGCCAGAAGGAAGGAGAATATTCCCCGGTCTTACTGTAAGGGAAAACCTTGAGATGGGTGCTTACTCTTTAAAGCCAAAGAAAAGCGAATTCACGAGGGTCTTTGAGCTCTTCCCTTTGCTTAAGGAAAGGCAGAAACAATATGGAGGCACCCTTTCAGGCGGTGAACAGCAGATGCTTGCCATAGGAAGGGCACTTATGTCAGGGCCAAGGCTTCTTCTGATGGATGAGCCGAGCCTTGGTCTTTCCCCTATACTTGTAACCCTGATATTTAAGACGATAAAGGAGATAAACAGTCAGGGGGTTACAGTTCTCCTTGTTGAGCAGAATGCAATGTCTGCTCTAAGACTCTCTGAAAAAGGCTATGTGCTGGAAGGTGGAAAGGTCGCACTCACAGGCAGAGGCGAGGAGCTAATTGAAAACGAAGAGGTAAAAAAGGCTTATTTGGGTAATAGATGA
- a CDS encoding peptide-binding protein — protein sequence MNVIRVFVLATLIISIGCSREPEIKAPNSITIGFLADAKNLLPPLASDSASGDISGLLFNGLTKYDKDILVVGDLAESWEIKDGGLEIIFHLRKGVKWHDGVEFSSDDVLFTYNTVINPEVPTPYSSIYGPVKSVSASDRYTIKVIYEEPYAPALESWGMGIIPKHILEGKDITSEEFSRNPIGTGPYRLKEWVTGQKIVLSSFDEYFEGKPKIDKYIARVIPDTATMFLELKFGGIDFMALTPPQYKLQADTVLFKRYFQKFLYPSFGYTYLGYNLLDERFSDKRVRRAITHAIKKKDIIKGVLLGFGTVSTGPFPSESWAYNPNVKDPEYNPDKAKKLLKEAGWQMVDNGVLKKNGKPFVFTVLINQGNDVRLKTAQIIKENLKAVGIEMNIKVLEWQALLHEFIDKKRFEAIILGWALSRDPDLYDIWHSSKTKEGEFNFISYKNEELDRLLIKGRQTFDIEKRKRIYWRIHELLSDEQPYTFLFVPDSLPVLHKRFKGVEKAPIGIWYDFIHWHVPDRAMWY from the coding sequence ATGAATGTCATAAGGGTCTTTGTGCTTGCTACACTCATCATTTCAATAGGCTGTAGCAGAGAGCCTGAAATCAAAGCTCCAAATTCTATCACAATAGGCTTTCTTGCGGATGCAAAAAACCTTCTTCCACCTCTCGCATCCGATTCAGCCTCAGGCGATATAAGCGGTCTTCTCTTTAATGGTCTTACAAAATACGACAAGGACATATTGGTCGTAGGAGACCTTGCAGAGTCATGGGAAATCAAAGATGGAGGACTTGAGATAATATTCCACCTCAGAAAAGGAGTTAAATGGCATGATGGGGTTGAATTCAGCTCGGATGATGTGTTATTTACATATAACACAGTCATAAACCCAGAGGTGCCAACCCCTTATAGCAGTATCTATGGGCCCGTTAAGAGCGTCTCTGCGTCTGACAGATATACCATTAAGGTTATATACGAGGAGCCCTATGCACCTGCTTTAGAATCATGGGGAATGGGGATTATCCCAAAGCACATCCTCGAGGGCAAAGACATAACTTCAGAGGAGTTCAGTAGAAACCCCATAGGCACAGGACCTTACAGGCTTAAGGAATGGGTTACTGGTCAGAAGATTGTGCTATCTTCATTTGATGAGTATTTCGAGGGAAAGCCAAAGATAGATAAATACATTGCCCGTGTTATACCTGACACGGCAACGATGTTCCTTGAGCTTAAGTTTGGAGGAATAGATTTCATGGCTCTTACGCCGCCTCAATATAAACTACAGGCTGATACTGTGCTTTTCAAAAGGTATTTCCAGAAGTTCCTCTACCCTTCATTCGGATACACATATCTTGGATATAACCTTCTCGATGAGCGATTCTCTGACAAAAGGGTAAGAAGGGCAATAACACATGCAATAAAGAAAAAAGACATTATTAAGGGTGTTCTCCTTGGTTTTGGGACAGTCTCTACAGGGCCATTTCCTTCTGAGTCGTGGGCATATAACCCAAATGTTAAAGACCCTGAATATAACCCCGATAAGGCAAAAAAACTTCTTAAAGAGGCAGGCTGGCAAATGGTAGATAATGGAGTCCTCAAAAAAAACGGAAAGCCATTTGTATTCACGGTGCTTATAAATCAGGGAAACGATGTGAGGCTTAAGACTGCCCAGATAATCAAGGAAAACCTCAAGGCAGTTGGCATTGAAATGAATATAAAAGTCTTAGAGTGGCAGGCACTTCTTCATGAGTTCATAGATAAAAAAAGATTTGAGGCTATAATCCTTGGCTGGGCACTCTCGAGGGACCCTGACCTCTATGACATATGGCATTCATCAAAGACAAAGGAAGGGGAGTTTAATTTTATCTCATATAAAAACGAAGAGCTCGATAGGCTTCTTATTAAGGGCAGACAGACATTTGACATAGAGAAAAGGAAAAGGATCTACTGGAGAATTCATGAGCTTTTGTCCGATGAACAGCCCTACACATTCCTTTTTGTCCCTGATAGCCTTCCTGTGCTTCATAAAAGATTCAAAGGGGTTGAAAAGGCTCCGATTGGCATATGGTATGACTTTATCCACTGGCATGTGCCTGACAGGGCAATGTGGTATTAA
- a CDS encoding glycosyltransferase family 39 protein: MRFKARHIVYFIVFSVPLVLRLLPYREFITPDRVYFYGPDSYDHMRRVFLILNDFPKIPLHNYYQGYPVGSPNLLSPLYDFMIAFIAKLVGFGSPSTRTVELVGVFLPAIIGMLSIAMVYILAREFMDKRAAIFSALFFGIMPGYLCYSTVGQPDNNVIEPLIGAIYFYLLIRMFRVKDWRAPLYAFLAGCAGVMSILLWRGATQFWVIGLMMLIVLHVVDPKDGRTLRLGGIVFGIKGIVFLGMALGGILAVRSYVSFREVSYFHAILSLTISAGFLSAYSVRKIGFSKRVLIYESIMFLIPVALVAVLVPAFSTEILRSGAMMAHGDIWLEDNIEYQSILFPNGRFNFIIPTLDLSLFFWAVPLGIIWFLRRLLTVGEKRPQMAFLMTSSFVFFLSTLSHLRFENLLAVNVAFLSGMIMERTILCGQKRALRNVFMGLFFIVVSILLVRSFSYSKGPLRVMEIQKEFVEVMDWLRKNTPETSYYYEPHRMPEYGVLAEWSIGSWIENIAKRPAVATNFGAETHGLLDSVEFMLSEDEESAQRVLSRNKVRYVIITNLAPSLNKYARILGIKHRDYANLDEKTGSWRLGERYFRLISTRLFLKGGIGLRHFRLLYESSREIKATGLSYSVKRIKVFEYVPEKAMWH, translated from the coding sequence ATGCGGTTTAAAGCAAGGCATATTGTCTATTTCATAGTCTTTTCAGTTCCACTTGTTCTTCGTCTACTACCTTACAGGGAGTTCATAACACCTGATAGGGTCTATTTTTATGGTCCTGACTCTTATGACCACATGAGAAGGGTTTTCCTGATACTGAATGATTTTCCGAAAATCCCTTTACACAATTACTATCAAGGTTATCCTGTTGGAAGCCCTAATTTGCTTTCGCCACTTTATGACTTCATGATAGCCTTCATCGCAAAATTAGTGGGCTTTGGAAGCCCATCCACCAGGACAGTAGAGCTTGTAGGTGTTTTCCTTCCTGCAATTATAGGTATGCTTTCTATAGCTATGGTATACATACTTGCAAGGGAGTTTATGGACAAAAGGGCAGCGATTTTTAGTGCCTTGTTTTTTGGCATAATGCCGGGCTATCTCTGCTATTCTACGGTTGGACAGCCTGATAACAATGTTATCGAGCCTCTGATTGGTGCAATCTATTTTTATCTTCTTATCAGGATGTTTAGGGTAAAGGATTGGAGAGCTCCTTTATATGCCTTTTTAGCAGGATGTGCAGGGGTTATGTCCATTCTCCTCTGGCGGGGGGCAACACAGTTCTGGGTTATAGGGCTTATGATGCTTATAGTGCTTCATGTAGTTGACCCAAAAGATGGCAGGACACTCAGACTGGGAGGAATTGTATTTGGCATAAAGGGCATTGTTTTTTTAGGGATGGCTTTGGGAGGCATTCTCGCAGTTCGTAGTTATGTAAGCTTCAGAGAGGTCTCATACTTTCATGCCATCTTATCCCTGACCATAAGTGCAGGTTTTCTTTCTGCTTACAGTGTGAGAAAAATTGGATTTTCAAAAAGAGTCCTTATTTATGAGTCCATTATGTTTCTGATTCCAGTTGCACTTGTGGCTGTTTTAGTTCCTGCCTTTTCTACGGAGATACTGAGGTCAGGGGCAATGATGGCACATGGCGACATCTGGCTTGAGGACAACATAGAGTATCAGTCCATACTTTTCCCTAACGGAAGGTTTAACTTTATTATACCTACTCTGGATCTATCGCTGTTTTTTTGGGCAGTTCCATTGGGCATTATATGGTTTCTAAGAAGGCTATTGACAGTAGGAGAGAAACGTCCTCAAATGGCATTTCTTATGACCTCAAGCTTTGTGTTTTTCCTTTCGACTCTGTCTCATCTGAGATTCGAAAACCTACTTGCGGTGAATGTGGCTTTTCTTTCGGGCATGATAATGGAAAGGACTATACTCTGCGGGCAGAAAAGGGCTCTGAGAAATGTCTTCATGGGTTTATTTTTCATTGTTGTTTCTATTCTCCTCGTAAGGTCTTTTAGTTATTCTAAGGGACCTCTCAGGGTTATGGAGATACAGAAGGAGTTTGTAGAGGTGATGGACTGGCTACGCAAAAACACGCCTGAAACCAGTTACTACTACGAGCCACACCGAATGCCAGAATACGGAGTTCTTGCCGAATGGAGTATAGGCAGTTGGATTGAAAACATAGCTAAAAGGCCTGCGGTTGCAACGAATTTTGGAGCCGAGACCCATGGACTTCTGGACTCCGTGGAATTCATGCTCTCCGAGGACGAGGAATCGGCACAGAGGGTTTTAAGTAGAAACAAAGTCCGCTATGTGATAATCACAAACCTCGCTCCGAGCCTAAATAAATATGCACGCATCCTGGGCATTAAACATAGGGATTATGCAAACCTTGACGAAAAAACTGGCTCATGGAGATTAGGGGAAAGATACTTTAGGCTTATCTCTACGAGGCTTTTTCTAAAGGGTGGCATTGGGCTCAGGCATTTCAGGCTTCTTTATGAATCCTCAAGGGAAATCAAGGCAACAGGGCTTAGCTACTCAGTGAAAAGAATAAAGGTTTTTGAATATGTTCCTGAAAAGGCAATGTGGCATTAG
- a CDS encoding ABC transporter ATP-binding protein yields the protein MYPLELRGLTKNFGGLKALEDVSFKVRGNSILSIIGPNGAGKTTLFNCLTGLIKPTRGNIFFKGIDITGKPSHRILSLGIARTFQNIRLFKEMTVIENVMVSEHARTKQGILGSIIRDRTFRGEEKAIREKALEYLELVGIEAMKDVPAKSLPYGDQRRLEVARALASEPEILLLDEPTAGMNPQETEEMMTLIRKLKELGHTIVFIEHDMRVVMGISETIVVLDHGSRIAEGTPSLVREDPLVIEAYLGKEVHA from the coding sequence GTGTATCCACTTGAGCTAAGAGGACTGACTAAAAACTTTGGAGGCCTAAAAGCCCTCGAGGATGTTAGCTTTAAGGTCAGAGGCAATTCTATATTAAGCATCATAGGGCCAAATGGTGCAGGAAAGACAACCCTGTTTAACTGCCTCACAGGTCTCATTAAGCCAACCCGTGGAAATATATTCTTTAAAGGCATTGACATCACAGGCAAGCCTTCTCACAGAATCTTGAGCCTTGGCATTGCAAGGACATTCCAGAACATAAGGCTTTTCAAAGAGATGACTGTTATCGAAAATGTCATGGTCTCTGAGCATGCAAGAACAAAACAGGGCATTTTGGGCTCTATCATAAGGGACAGGACATTCAGAGGAGAAGAAAAAGCCATAAGGGAAAAGGCACTTGAGTATCTTGAACTGGTTGGCATAGAGGCTATGAAAGATGTCCCTGCTAAAAGCCTTCCTTATGGAGACCAGAGAAGATTGGAGGTTGCAAGGGCACTTGCCTCTGAGCCTGAAATTCTGCTTTTAGATGAGCCAACCGCAGGAATGAACCCTCAAGAGACAGAGGAAATGATGACCCTTATAAGAAAGCTGAAGGAACTCGGGCATACCATTGTCTTCATAGAGCATGACATGAGGGTTGTTATGGGAATATCCGAAACTATCGTTGTGCTTGACCATGGCTCACGGATTGCAGAAGGCACTCCTTCTCTTGTAAGAGAAGACCCTCTTGTGATAGAGGCATACTTAGGAAAAGAAGTTCATGCTTAG
- a CDS encoding YdhR family protein — protein sequence MDKRMYVLILNWDFSQKPRQIFEQLRKYIAGESWKRYENKKGLIQKIWYSNIETGQFGGIYLWETKEAREEEIRTMYRVKAMTGIDPTIHQFDVEAIQEGLHSIEKLTSMGLAWIENRNT from the coding sequence ATGGATAAGAGAATGTATGTGTTAATTTTAAATTGGGATTTTTCTCAAAAGCCAAGGCAAATCTTTGAACAATTAAGAAAATATATCGCAGGCGAATCGTGGAAAAGATACGAAAATAAAAAAGGGCTTATTCAAAAAATATGGTATTCAAATATTGAAACAGGACAATTCGGAGGTATTTATCTCTGGGAGACAAAGGAGGCAAGGGAAGAAGAAATACGGACAATGTATCGGGTGAAAGCAATGACAGGGATTGATCCAACTATTCATCAATTTGACGTAGAGGCTATACAGGAAGGACTTCATTCAATAGAGAAGTTAACTTCTATGGGATTAGCTTGGATAGAAAATAGAAACACATAA
- a CDS encoding calcium-translocating P-type ATPase, PMCA-type, translating into MHWYQKDIEDILRSLNSSISGISSEDARRRLSEYGPNELREKKKKTPLGMFLEQFKDFMIAVLIAAAVISGLIGELADTLAIVVIVVLNAVIGFVQEYRAEKAMSALKKMAGHYATVLREGMPQSIPASQVVPGDIVVLDSGKIVPADIRLIEVHHMKVEEATLTGESVPVEKHTKPIHDEFLPLGDRKNMAFRGTAITYGRGVGVVVATGMDTELGRIAGMLQEEEEVKTPLQKRIAVFGQKLAISVLAICAIVFGIGLLRGEPPLLMLLTAISLAVAAIPEALPAVITISLALGAKKLVKQNALVRKLPAVETLGSVTYICSDKTGTLTQNKMTVEEIYASGRLIMTREGIEDITSSGLLMNALALSNDAGVDADGNVIGDPTEIALYIISKDSGFDKKTLEKEFPRLAELPFDSERKCMTTFHGDGTTVYSFTKGAFETLIERASTVLTEQGMMPINREELRRVNDRMAGDGLRVLCIAKRRWKTLPKDMSHENIEAGLTVLGLVGMMDPPREEAKRAVTLCKTAGIKPVMITGDHPITAMAIAKRLGILDDDSKAVITGRLLERLSLEELEEKVEHIKVYARVAPEQKLKIVKALQAKGQFVAMTGDGVNDAPALKRADIGIAMGVTGTDVSKEASHMILLDDNFATIVNAVREGRKIYDNVRKFVRYLLTTNSGEIWTIFLAPLIGLPMPLLPIQILWINLVTDGLPALALSAEPVEKDVMKRPPRHPKESIFAHGLGIQALWVGLLMAGIALFAQAWAIREGYHWQTMVFTVLCLLQLGNAMAIRSEKESLFKLGLFSNKYLFGAVILTFFLQMATIYVPFLNPVFKTYPLTLSELTITLALSSVVFFVVEIEKFFIRRKEK; encoded by the coding sequence ATGCACTGGTATCAGAAAGACATAGAAGATATATTACGGAGTTTAAACTCCTCCATTTCAGGCATTTCCTCAGAGGATGCCAGAAGAAGGCTCAGCGAATATGGCCCTAATGAGCTAAGGGAGAAAAAGAAAAAAACTCCATTAGGCATGTTCCTCGAGCAGTTCAAGGACTTCATGATTGCAGTTCTGATTGCAGCCGCAGTCATATCCGGGCTGATTGGCGAGCTTGCAGACACCTTAGCCATAGTTGTAATCGTTGTCCTCAATGCGGTAATCGGGTTTGTTCAGGAGTACAGGGCTGAAAAGGCAATGTCTGCACTTAAAAAAATGGCAGGGCATTATGCAACTGTGCTAAGGGAAGGAATGCCACAAAGCATCCCTGCCTCTCAGGTCGTGCCAGGGGACATCGTGGTTTTGGATTCAGGGAAAATCGTGCCTGCTGATATAAGACTTATCGAGGTACATCATATGAAGGTAGAGGAGGCCACTCTTACAGGAGAGTCAGTGCCTGTAGAGAAGCACACAAAGCCTATTCACGATGAGTTTTTACCTCTTGGGGACAGAAAAAATATGGCATTCAGAGGCACTGCAATTACTTATGGAAGGGGTGTAGGTGTTGTTGTTGCCACGGGAATGGATACCGAGCTTGGCAGGATTGCAGGAATGCTTCAGGAGGAGGAAGAAGTAAAAACCCCTCTTCAGAAAAGGATTGCAGTGTTTGGACAGAAACTTGCCATCTCGGTTTTAGCCATATGCGCCATTGTCTTTGGAATAGGTCTTCTGAGAGGAGAGCCTCCTTTGCTCATGCTTTTGACTGCCATATCTCTGGCAGTTGCCGCAATACCAGAGGCACTTCCTGCTGTGATAACCATATCCCTTGCATTGGGCGCAAAAAAATTAGTCAAACAGAATGCCCTCGTAAGAAAACTTCCTGCAGTAGAGACACTTGGCTCTGTGACATATATCTGCTCTGACAAAACAGGCACACTCACCCAGAATAAGATGACTGTGGAGGAGATTTATGCCTCAGGAAGGCTAATCATGACCCGAGAAGGCATCGAAGATATAACTTCCTCCGGGTTGCTTATGAATGCCCTTGCATTAAGTAACGATGCAGGGGTCGATGCAGATGGCAATGTCATTGGCGACCCAACGGAGATTGCCCTTTATATTATCTCAAAAGACAGTGGCTTCGATAAGAAAACACTGGAAAAGGAATTCCCAAGACTTGCTGAATTGCCATTTGACTCTGAAAGAAAATGCATGACCACATTCCATGGAGATGGCACCACGGTTTACTCCTTTACAAAGGGTGCTTTTGAGACATTGATTGAAAGGGCAAGCACTGTGCTAACAGAACAAGGCATGATGCCAATAAACAGGGAAGAACTAAGAAGGGTAAATGACCGAATGGCAGGCGATGGGCTAAGGGTGCTTTGCATTGCAAAAAGGAGATGGAAGACACTTCCAAAGGATATGTCCCATGAGAATATAGAGGCAGGGCTTACTGTGCTTGGACTTGTAGGCATGATGGATCCACCGAGAGAGGAGGCAAAAAGGGCTGTTACATTATGCAAAACAGCAGGCATAAAGCCTGTGATGATTACAGGGGACCATCCAATCACTGCAATGGCAATAGCTAAGAGGCTTGGAATCCTCGATGATGACTCAAAGGCAGTTATAACAGGAAGACTGCTTGAAAGGCTCTCGCTTGAGGAGCTCGAGGAGAAGGTAGAGCATATTAAGGTTTATGCAAGGGTTGCGCCTGAGCAGAAACTAAAGATAGTCAAGGCACTTCAGGCAAAAGGACAGTTTGTCGCAATGACAGGCGATGGGGTCAACGATGCACCTGCACTTAAAAGGGCAGACATCGGAATCGCAATGGGTGTAACAGGCACTGATGTCTCGAAAGAGGCAAGCCATATGATACTTCTCGATGATAACTTTGCAACCATTGTCAATGCAGTAAGGGAAGGAAGAAAGATTTATGACAATGTAAGGAAATTCGTAAGATACCTTCTTACAACTAACTCAGGCGAGATATGGACAATTTTTCTTGCGCCCCTGATTGGTCTTCCAATGCCACTTTTGCCAATCCAGATACTCTGGATAAACCTTGTAACGGACGGACTGCCTGCACTTGCCCTTTCTGCCGAGCCTGTAGAGAAAGATGTGATGAAAAGACCTCCAAGACATCCAAAGGAAAGCATATTTGCACATGGCTTAGGCATTCAGGCTCTGTGGGTAGGACTTCTGATGGCAGGTATTGCGCTTTTTGCACAGGCATGGGCAATCAGAGAAGGCTATCACTGGCAGACAATGGTCTTTACCGTGCTCTGTCTCCTACAGCTTGGAAATGCTATGGCAATAAGGTCCGAAAAAGAGTCGTTATTTAAGCTCGGACTGTTCTCAAACAAATACCTCTTTGGTGCTGTTATACTGACATTTTTCCTTCAGATGGCAACTATATATGTGCCGTTTTTAAACCCTGTGTTTAAGACCTATCCTTTAACCTTAAGCGAGCTGACGATTACGCTTGCCCTTTCATCGGTTGTTTTCTTTGTAGTTGAGATAGAGAAATTCTTTATAAGAAGGAAAGAAAAATAA